The following proteins are encoded in a genomic region of Nycticebus coucang isolate mNycCou1 chromosome 17, mNycCou1.pri, whole genome shotgun sequence:
- the LOC128568869 gene encoding cytochrome c oxidase subunit 5B, mitochondrial-like: MMASRLLRRAGALATQALRARSSNALAAVGSMASGGGVPTDEEQATGLEREVMMAARKGLDPYNMLLPKGASGTKEDPNLVPSITNKRIVGCICEEDNSTVIWFWLHKGEAQRCPNCGAHYKLVPHQFAH; this comes from the coding sequence ATGATGGCTTCAAGGTTACTTCGTAGAGCTGGAGCTCTGGCAACACAGGCCCTGAGAGCCCGCAGTTCCAATGCTTTGGCTGCGGTGGGCTCCATGGCGTCTGGAGGTGGTGTTCCTACTGATGAGGAGCAGGCGACTGGGCTGGAGAGGGAGGTCATGATGGCAGCACGGAAGGGACTGGACCCATACAATATGCTACTGCCAAAGGGAGCTTCAGGCACTAAGGAAGACCCTAATTTAGTCCCTTCCATCACCAACAAGCGAATAGTGGGCTGTATCTGTGAAGAGGACAACAGTACCGTCATCTGGTTCTGGCTGCACAAAGGCGAGGCCCAGCGATGCCCTAATTGTGGAGCCCATTACAAACTGGTACCCCACCAGTTCGCACATTGA